Within the Ananas comosus cultivar F153 linkage group 25, ASM154086v1, whole genome shotgun sequence genome, the region TGATATGGGTTAGTAGTTGGTAGATAATAATGCACGATAAACAAAACAATATGAGAAAAGACTCTTGTCCAGGATTAATGTGTGTTTGATTCCTCGATAAATctgaaaaactattttctaaaaaagagagtaaaatatatattttttatagtctttattttttgggtaaaaaattCAGACAATGAAAATGAGGATTTTATGTGAAATCTGGAAAgcacttttccaaaaaaaaaaaaaaaaaaactacgttTCCTAAAATCCAAAGTAAAATACTTTTCTTTCCAAacaattatttttagaaaaactaaACACTCTTTGCAGCCGGATCACACACTTtcatctcaaatctcaaatacatatatttaccaTCAAGTAACATTGAGACTGAAAATCCAAcatagagttaaaaaaaaaaaaaaagaagtaaaataatttttagagtaATGAGCCTTAAAACCCTATCAAGAGGCCATAAGAAAAATGGTGGCCTCCGCAAGAAACTACGCTTACATATCTTTaacttcaacaaaaaaaaaaacacacgcacacacacttatggataatttttatatcattctAGTAATTAAGAGGGAAGGACTTAGAAAATTAACGACTAAACTACATAATAATGTAGAAACTAATATAGAAGTTGTTGGTAAGCAGATGCAACATTACTCAATCCATGAACCCTCCACGATCCGGCCGGGAATTGGGCTCGAATTGTGCTCAAGAGTGACTAGATCGGTCATCTCGTCCCAGTAGTCGAATTCGGCGAGGCTCTCCTCATCGAGGCCGCCGATCAAATTGCACGGCGACAAGCCGGAGGTCGACGAAGACGACACGGAGGAGAAAGGATTCGTCATGTCGTCGTAGGCCGAACTCTCGACGACGTTCACCGTCGCCGAAGGCGGAGGGCACGAAAACCATGCAACGTCGCAGTCCAAGGGCGGGAATTGTGTAGGGTGGTGGAGAGGTGCATGGACGGTCGTGTCGAGATCTGCACTTGCAGCACTTGTGTCTTCAGTGGTGTCGGCAGTTGGCGACGATTTTGACGTCCTGCGGCGCTTGCTCTTGCGAAGGCCGCCGACGGGCACGTCACGGAGGACGCCGCCGGCCGTCCAGTGGCGGCGGCAGGCGCGGCAGTAGTGCCGCGGCTGCGACTTGCTGTAGTTGTTGTAGTAGCAGAACTTGGTGTTCGCCGACTCGCACCGCGGGCACCTCAGCGGCACTTCCGATTCACACTTCTTCATAAACACCCAGTTTTTAAAAAGAGCAAATagtatatttgaattaaaattttgttaaatttgataataaagaataagtttaaattttttgaattatacgtacttgttgttgttgttgttgggaGGCCATGACAGTATTGCCGGAAACATGGTTGGAGGAGAGGCCCATCTGAATGGAGGGGAGGGAGACTGCGGAAGagaccggcggcggcggcggcagcagcgcgTCGAAGGCGATCGGAAAGAGTCGGCGATGCGCGAGGCGTGATCAGAATAAGAGAGCATGTCGAATTTGGCCGCTGCGAGGGAAAAGAAAACAACACTGGCTTGTGGACACCTTCTATGAGTGTTGATGATGAGCAGAGCTGGTAATTAAAACCTATGTACAAAGAGAAGAGGGGTTGAGAGGGGTGTGTTTaatgtgtatatatagagagcggGCGCACACCGTATCTAACATAATTAGCTAATTACAAAAATGATTGGTACAtgagattttaaattcgaaattttattacttcacatttagggtgcgtttggttcgcattataaaaaattattaggaataaaaaatattcgagaatctttattcctattcattctattactaagaatgtggaattcctgtgtttggttcgcacggtaatattaattagccatgttatttaatattacaaaaaatatacaattaattaattaatttatttatttaattttaaataatgttaccaaaaatttcaacatctttttagaaaaaagggagagagagtataagttagagagagagcataattaaaaaaaatagaaagaaaaatatagtcgaaattatagagagtgagagagttgaaattttagaaaaaaagaaagagaaagcttagtttagagagagaaaaaaagttgaattttagagagaaaaataaatttagagagaTGTAAGGttaaagtgtaaagaaaaataatattaattagccggcgggtaggaagaaaaaaataaattagacatattataattatcccAATCTATTAATATGAGAATACCCACTCTCTCTTAAGGGAataagattagtactttggggtgaatcttattctcaagtgaatctaatattaccaactagattacttaatgCGTTTAGTCAAATATcattatacttttttatttttattaaattattagaaatttaaaaaaaatagcgtgaACCAAATGTACccttaaaagaaagaaagtgaaCGGGGGTAAGAGACGTGTGGAACCAGGCATAAACTAAACgagaaaaagagaagtaaagaaataaagaaaagtaaGATGCGTTTCTTAAGTGTTAAGGCGATCCGCGGCTAAGAAAGCGATGAGAAAGAGAGACTGTGGAAACACgtgcaatttattttattttattttatttgtggtTGTGGTGGAACTGCTGTAAAAATGCATGGTTGAATTTTCGTAAGTTTTTATTATACTAGTACAGTAATGCTAAGTTTATAGTTcaaaatagttgaaattttttaaccCTTCATGGATTCTAGGATTGAGCCTACTCTTTTATTAATAATCGGAATGTTATTAACaagtaatataaaaaaaaaagcgctaAATTGGAAGGCTATTGATTACACCGTTTTTGATATTCAAACATTTCTTTCAATGATCAATGCCGtcaagtataattaaaaaatatttgaacatTCTTGGcacttaattttataattttatgttcCTTATTTATTGATCAAGCaggctaaaaaataataattttaatggtttattatttttttttttttactttgtagaattttgatagaatttttgtcaatataaggatttaaacataaaaattctaTTCCCTACTTTCATCGAGTTATTTAGTTTTgaacatccattttttttttcacaatttgatagcctatcaaaataatttttaaaatttataaaacttaatttttatgatatttaataacttagattctatttaaattatttaatgatattaatcatcaaatcaaatatttcatcatcaaaaataattatacagtaaaaaaatttctattattaaTAGTTCATTAATAATATGTagcttataattaaaaaaaaaaaaaaagaagaaggaataaGGCAATGAACGGATGGGAAGGGATCTGAGTCAGGAAAGGGACGTGATTGGAGTGATCGTACGATGGGCGGTGGAGATTCCGTGCTTTTTTGTCAGATTCTCGGCGACTGTGGGGCCCGCTCGACGTGGCCTTTGACATATAGTCCCAAGAACAGCTGGAGCCTTtcggttaaaattttttttttttattacagttattttatataatatatatatatatatttttattaaaatattttatataatataaatataaattaatatttaattattttattataatattattttaattttaaataatttataataaatcttatatgttataattattataaagtgTATAATTTTTGGGCGGTGATTTTTGTCGCTTGCTTAGGTTAGGTCTAAACTAACACATTGACCTCGGCCGAGTTTTGTCGTTTTCTCCTCTTATTATTAGAGCTATACTTTAACTAAAACTTTTAGTACGGAATCAAAATCATAATCGATATAAGTTGGATTCGAAATTGGAATGACTCATTAACTAATTCTGTTTAGTTAATCAcaaattagaataaattatttttattattggtgtTTTgttcagataaatataaaaaatataattagatcaatatactattttatctttataatatattaatttaaattcaaattaaaatatttacatcaaaattttgaaataatgtcaaaattttaaatctatttttttaaaaaaattaaactttaaagttgagtggataattcaaaaataaaataaaatttcgatttattcaaattcaaacttaaaattataatttaaattttaatttgaatccatgatttaatttaagttttaaataaaatttgaataaaactttatataaattaaaatttaatttaaattcaaattcgtaagtttgatttgaaatacttgattaaattttaatttttaattcaagttgaaattaaaattaaaaattaaaaatttaatttctaaatttaaattcatattttaattaaaaaagttgaaataataagtttaatccgaataaatatccattccgtccagATTCAGGGCATGTTTGATTCATCTATTTTAGACTACGAAATCGAAATGGAAtttattgattccgatagttgccgtttgttttataggaatcgaaTTCCGATTCCTATTCCACTCCAGAATAggaatggccaaatccatttatgatccaatccggctttgaatcccggattgggtaattccaaagtaaactattttAAATCCTCTTTCATCAACATCTActtcctctcccttcatcactttcctctctcttaatcaaaactctctctcaaaaattttaaattttaattccaaTTTCctttccaataatgaaccaaatatttttggatgattcgtcattccatttttcattccaaagcaatccaatttcatttctcattcctattccaatcatgaaccaaacatgccttcAACTTCTAATCCCGCCTCCTATAAATGTATGGGGATCAATTTTCTTAGTATTTTATGTGCACAGTCACtcgaaaatttaaataaaaaaagtatgcCATtaccttaaaaatataaatttctttaatttgataTGTATCAGACTAATAATTCgatttaattcaaatatatgtttatattgttaagaatttatatataaataatttcacACTGGATAATTAATaagagagtaaaaaaatttatacatataaatgGATCTAGATCTCATAAgcttaaagttttaaatttgagtaaTTTCTTTAGGTATACCCCATCTTTTATATGAGTTTAAAGTGGATCAAAACTCCCCTATATGTGTTATCACACATGTCAATTGTAATAATAAAAAGCAATATTATCTGTACATCTATAATAtcggtgtaaaatttacactctaaTTTTCTTGTCCATATTTATTCACtcatcttatcaatttttttctttaaaattttaactaaatctcaaaaaaaaaaaaattgtgaattcTTGGATTCAAAGATATAAGATGCGCATGTTACTAATTGcatttttcaataataaaactCTCCTCAACGCATTGAGTTTTGTAGAACAgtgtttggagagagagagatgctttGCAAacaagaaattttttaatttttttttaattaaaaaccgAACCGTTTGATGCGTGAAAGAATGCAAAACAGTTACTAGTGGGCTCGGCCCTAATCCGGGCTCAagaaattactaaaaaaaaaaagtaaaaaaaaaactcggcCTAAATTAGGCCCAGCCTATTAACGCTTATCACAGCCCATAACCCTTTTGGCCCTGTCCATGCACTCCTCTTAACTAGGGATGCTAATTGGTTCGGACACCCGAGTTTTAAcggaatccgaatccgaacagGGTAAATTTAagatctatttcaaaatgaactaatttttattaatttaaattaaaagttatcaaatttatGAGTGATTTCCATCAGATTTAAAACTTTTGATCATTTGCCTAACAAATAAATTAGAACAATTAACAATTTAGCTAAGTTTAAAgaaatttaaacataaaaaaagttaaaaaggcTTCAATTGGAAAAGATTTAAGTTGCGAGGGCTACTTAGCAATTCTGTATAGGTTAGGCGTCTCTAAGCAATTTTACCTTTCTCAGTTCCCATTCCCAATCTTCTTCATCACGATCGTCCCCAACCCCATCCTCGCGATCCCCTTCGCACCTCCCTGGCTCTCTCCCCGATCCCTCCCTCGGACCCTTCTAAGAACTCGTGAGGTTGTATTCATGGCGTGGATCTCGTTGATCCCCCTCGCATTGATCTCGCTGTGGGGGTTGTCGCTGTGGAGACTACTGtgttcgtcttcgtcttcgagATCGGTGTTCCTCTCTAATGGTAAGCTACTAATTGTGCGTTTGATAGGATCTGGTATCGTTTAACTCTTGAGTTCTTAGCTTCGTCTCAATCGAGCGTTGTTCATCGCGCAGGATCGGGAAAGAGGAGAAACGTGCTACTGGTTGTGGCGCATCCCGATGATGAGTCCATGTAAGCTTCCGATTCTTGTAATTTCGATTTCGTAAGAGTTGATTGGgttgttttaatttaaaatttagggatTATAGTGGAGGAAATTCGAAATGTTACTTACCTTGTAAGTTGATATTAGTAGTTTAAATAGTGATTAGATAATGGTTTTGATGCAACTTGGGATTCATGCTAGTTCTCAGTTCCCAATTAGAATTGGGTGGAGAATTGGATGAATTTTAATCATAAGCTGAATTGTGATCTCCAAATTGTTTTTGTTTGCAAATCAATTTTACTGGGACTTCACTGGAGATAGTTGTTCATTTCTGCAACGTCTGTTCATATTAGCTCTAGAAAGTAAGCATGTTCAAGTTAGATCTCCATTAGCAGCATCTTCTTTGCATACACTCTGAATTTTTATCCTAATTTGATTACAATTTGATTCTTTCTGAACTTGATTGCTAACTGGACAATTTGGTTGCATAATGCAGGTTTTTTGCTCCAACAATTCTCTTCTTGGTCTCAAAAGGGCATAATCTTCACATTCTATGCATGTCATTAGGTACAGTGTATGCTTTATTATTATGTAGATCGAAAAAGCGCCTTCTTAGCAATATTTTGAAGAATAATTGCATATGTTGAACAGTGTTATTTGGACTGCTTATGTGGTTGAAACTTGAAAATGTTGTAGAGACGAGTATAGCTTCTTGTTTcttcaaataaatttgaattttaaaatattcaaaaccAAAGCTGGTTTATCGCAGGCAATGCTGATGGCATGGGAAATATTCGCAAGGAAGAGTTCTACCGTGCATGTGCAGTTCTCAAAGTGGTTATATTGTTATTTGGTGCACAATAGCTTTAATGGATTCTCTTTACCACTTGGAATAATTTCATTGACTACTCTGCAGGTTCCACTTGAACATATCAAAGTTTTAGACCATCCAAATTTGCAGGTCTCTTTTTTGAgctaaaagtttttaaatttcatttacTATTTGAGCACATTACCGAACATCGGTGTTAATGTTTATTTCAGGATGGATTTGATAAAAAATGGGACCATCAATTGTTAGCAGGACTTATTGAAGATCAAATCAAAATGTGGGATATCGACTCAGTAAGATCTACTTAAGTCGAAACCGATAAGGACTCTTTGTATTCTTGATATTTTATATCCCATTCATTGCCTCAACTCTCGGCTGCCTGGCCACCTGCTATCTTTCTTTTGAAAGTTGGGATAATATACTCttatatctgttatatgttttctccgttcattttatataatTGTAGTCCCAGGACTCACTTTATACATATATCTCATTTGtcattatttgatttgtttaaGGTCATTACATTTGATAACTTTGGGGTGTCTGGTCATCCAAACCACCGTGATGTTCATCATGGAATATGGTTAGTTGAGTTACTATTTTAAGCTGTCTAAGGTTTGGAAGCTTTATGCTTTGATTCCTTTGATGTATGATTTGATATAATCATAGGAGCTAAGAAATTTTTCACACTCTAAATCGAAATGTTCTGTTTGTGATATCTGAGTTTTAAGGGTGGTAAATTGTTTCTACACATTACACTTTCTTACCATTTAATCAAAGTCCAGAAACgaaacttttctttctttgatccTATCTGAGTACTGATTATATTTGCATGATCgtgtaaattaaaattaaacatcTGGATCCACATAAGATTGTCATCCTATTTAGTGTAAGCATCTTAAACCACAATAGCTCTGAGATGTAACTGATTAGATATGAACTTAATGATTGTAATTATTCACCAGACCTTAGATAATTCTATCTAATCTGATGGTAATTTGACTAGTGTATTATGAAATACATCCAGCACATCCAGTATTCAGAGCTatgaaatagtatttggttcAAGGCTAGCAACTATGAACAAGTCGATCATAATACCATGGTAATTATATGCTGTCATATAAGTCAATTATAATAGCAAGGTAAGTATACACGTGGTGTTTGACCATGTCGAACATCATTGCCGGTTAATATGACTGCCCAAGCTGCATGAATTTGTTTGCGTCTTGTTAAATTTAGTGGTGTATGATTTCAGTTACTAATTTGTTAAGCTCGCAATAACTTTAGTTGTGATTTGACTTGTTAACAGTAAGCTCCTACATGGGAATTCacaaagaaaaattgaagcctGGGAACTTGTATGTTCTTTCCCCCAAATTTGGtgacatttttatcattttttacaGAAAGCTTTTATTGCTATCTATgcattgtattattttatttaattagtacTTTTGCTGGTATGTCCGCCGTATCATGGTTTGATGTATGAATAATATTTCTGGTCTTGGATCACTAGATAATGTGATTAGCTCTTAATATAGTGGCTCTTTAATTTTTCAGTGTTTTAatcgaagaaaaaaaataggctACACTCGTGTATATAATCTATGTAACTAGTGAATAATGGTGTATTTCTCGCCAATTAAGAAGTTTGCCGTTCTGTTTATTTTAgcctaatttaattttgttaccctatttatttttacatcgATGCTGCATGTTGGTCCAGTGAAGTTTAATGTTCTCCAAAATAATCTTGGATACAAAACAGAATTATAATCAGCCTTGCAAATTTGCTTTCAAATTTGTTTTGGAATTGCGTAACCACTATctatttaatgttttttttttttctggtgagTTCCAAGCTTCAACTTGGGTTGAAATAATTTATGTGGCTCAATTTGATTGCTAGAATTCTGTAGCCATTATCTATATCagttaatatttctttttgtgtGTTACTCTTGAACTTTGGCTAGAGCAAATATGCCTGGTAGTTGTTAATATAACAGTGTTTTCCTTGAAAATTCCAGGTGAGTGTTAATATTTTTCGCAAATATAGTGGCCCGGTGGATATCTGGTTATCAACGCTGTTGTCTTTATCATATGACAAGCAACATATCTGTTGCTTGAGAAACAGCAATCCGCGCAGAAGCTATGACGCCATGGCACAACATGAAAGCCAATGGGTCTGGTATGTGTGTCTAATCTTCCATGTGTCGACTGTTTCTGAATACATAGGAAGTTTATATCGCATTTAATTACTCTTCCAAATATATTGGTCAGGAATGTATGATTTTGAGCTTGCAATTTGCCAGATTGTTTTTTCAATATTAAGCGCTATACAAAAAATCAACTGCAAAATTTATTGCCGCTTGCAGGTTCCGGAAGTTGTTCATCTTGTTGTCAAGTTATACATACATCAATATGCTTCGAAAAGTCAAAATCTAGCAATCAAATCGGAAGTTGTTCATTTATCACGAGGGAatcattttcctttttcaatTCCTTCATTTTGTAAATACTGAATAACAACTTACCATGATGTGCCCATTTGCCACTGAGGCTAATCGCAAGGGAGTCTTTATTCACCACTTGCGGAGTGTGCAGGACATGTGGTCTTTATGTAGTTAAATTACTCTATTGGTTGTTTGGAGATAGATGTTGAGATGTAGCTTATGCGGTGCGAGGGAGAAAATTGCAGGATTCTAATCTGAATACTTCACATTGTAACAGCCTTGCAGTGTTTCTCATTTTGGTTTCGATATTTTCTTCACTTTGTATTACTGATGGGTTAAATTTGCTACCATAGTTTtggttgtattttttttttcactgttatctcatttatatttgatttaaatgtGAAGTTATTCTTTTGTCCTTGATGAGATGTTTATTACCTCGTTGCTATTTACAATTACCCGTCACCTCGCACATGCATATATTTCTGGTGAAGAATTTCAAACTTGTTGCACTTCATACTTAGGTCTCTCTTGCTAGTAATTTTGATACTAATAGAGAAACCTagtgaatcttttttttttttcctttttttttttatgttttgctATTGAATTTGGTCAGATCTAATAAATCTCGCTAAGCATGCCAAAATCAGGCTTATCTTATGACTAATGGAGTTAGCATATTCCTGGAATCAATCTATTCAGGCCATGCGTCATGCATCATGGATGTTTGGTGTTATTCTATTTCAACTGAAAAAGAAAGGGCCAAAAAACAAAATTCAGGAAATAAATTGTAGGTGTGCTCATGCTTAGGCTTCATTTGGGATTACAAGAAGATTGCGTTACATGTAGTAAGAAAGTACGATTGAAAAATACTCTATttatttccgtacgtaatattacgttctgCGTATGTATCGCGATGAGTTGGTtaggatatattttttatgattctaTCAGAAAACGCTGAAACATATctctatatgtttttatttcaacttcattttatttaatagtgtAAGGTAGATAttaatatcaaactaagccttagcGCATTTTGAGCTTTTGGATATCCTTTTTCACATTTGAATACAGCAATATGACTTTTATACGTATCTAAAAATCAATTTATTTTCAGTAAAATGATAGTtatcataataaaaaatataaataataagagACCAATGCACTAACATTTCTTACAaagattgtaaattttaaaaaaaatctcgaaagtattttttaaaataatcatttcttaattttaaatgaATTTGCTTCTGATTTAGTAACCATgtttgccatttttttttcatttatattttcagGAGGTTGCTAAATTGTTGTGCGTTCGATGCCGCGACCCTAAATTGACCCGAACCCCAGGTCTCCAAATACACTGCCTAAAGTATTAGAGTTGCTtggttaaatataattataaatatagtatagttgaagatatatatatagttagaaaTATAGTAGTTAAAATTATATGCATCTTGTTTGGTTAGATGTTTATTTAGTTGCATTCAGTtgataaacttttaaaaaaaatatttttgtttaaaaataattaaggaggtagtacatattttatttaaagttatcTCCTTCTACTGCTGCTGTTGGAGCTGTTAGTTTGAGCTACTGCAGTTggatatttttctataatttttactGTAGcagttgaaattaaatatatcaaatcaaacaatacACAGTTACAACCGCTCTGCAACTACATGTAACTACAAACTGACACGTGGTACTATCTCATTGGCTATCATATCACCCCTAACTTTTCGCATGATCGCATCACAATCAATTGGAGCGATGGAGAACGGGCCCAGCAAATCGACCAATCTTATGGCGACACGTAACATCGACCGGAAGTGTGTACCCCGTAACCTCCGAGACAGTGGGATTATTATTCAGAGAAAAGTTTcccaaaaaatccaaaataagtAAACTTCGATCTCAAGCACGATTCGAATTCACTTTTTCCATTGGTTGAAGCTCTCAACAACTACAGAAAACAAATCTAACCAGCGAATTGAGATCTAGCTTGAGAATTTCCTTCAATGCGTccctttattaaataaatatccGCGAACGTGCTCTTTCGTAGGTGAAAATATATGGAAACGCCCTCAATCA harbors:
- the LOC109729014 gene encoding dof zinc finger protein DOF1.1-like, coding for MGLSSNHVSGNTVMASQQQQQQKCESEVPLRCPRCESANTKFCYYNNYSKSQPRHYCRACRRHWTAGGVLRDVPVGGLRKSKRRRTSKSSPTADTTEDTSAASADLDTTVHAPLHHPTQFPPLDCDVAWFSCPPPSATVNVVESSAYDDMTNPFSSVSSSSTSGLSPCNLIGGLDEESLAEFDYWDEMTDLVTLEHNSSPIPGRIVEGSWIE
- the LOC109703677 gene encoding probable N-acetylglucosaminyl-phosphatidylinositol de-N-acetylase isoform X1 → MAWISLIPLALISLWGLSLWRLLCSSSSSRSVFLSNGSGKRRNVLLVVAHPDDESMFFAPTILFLVSKGHNLHILCMSLGNADGMGNIRKEEFYRACAVLKVVPLEHIKVLDHPNLQDGFDKKWDHQLLAGLIEDQIKMWDIDSVITFDNFGVSGHPNHRDVHHGICKLLHGNSQRKIEAWELVSVNIFRKYSGPVDIWLSTLLSLSYDKQHICCLRNSNPRRSYDAMAQHESQWVWFRKLFILLSSYTYINMLRKVKI
- the LOC109703677 gene encoding probable N-acetylglucosaminyl-phosphatidylinositol de-N-acetylase isoform X2, whose protein sequence is MAWISLIPLALISLWGLSLWRLLCSSSSSRSVFLSNGSGKRRNVLLVVAHPDDESMFFAPTILFLVSKGHNLHILCMSLGNADGMGNIRKEEFYRACAVLKVPLEHIKVLDHPNLQDGFDKKWDHQLLAGLIEDQIKMWDIDSVITFDNFGVSGHPNHRDVHHGICKLLHGNSQRKIEAWELVSVNIFRKYSGPVDIWLSTLLSLSYDKQHICCLRNSNPRRSYDAMAQHESQWVWFRKLFILLSSYTYINMLRKVKI